The following proteins are encoded in a genomic region of Neoarius graeffei isolate fNeoGra1 chromosome 6, fNeoGra1.pri, whole genome shotgun sequence:
- the LOC132888475 gene encoding B-type lectin plumieribetin-like: MSRNFLSINEELQKGDFLLSNNSEYKAIFQDDGNFVVYGWALLWATDTGGIPGISRLAMQNDCNLVIYTPDKPVWAASSYSPDLTTCRLTLGNDGILVIHRDKHMVWKSTKKN; this comes from the exons ATGAGCAGGAACTTCTTGTCTATAAATGAAGAGCTCCAGAAAGGAGACTTCCTGTTATCCAACAACAGCGAGTACAAAGCAATCTTTCAG GATGATGGGAACTTTGTAGTGTACGGCTGGGCGCTGCTGTGGGCTACTGACACTGGCGGCATTCCAGGCATCAGTCGCCTGGCCATGCAAAACGACTGCAACCTCGTCATATATACGCCGGATAAACCCGTGTGGGCCGCCAGCAGCTACAGCCCGGATCTCACCACATGCCGTTTAACTTTGGGTAATGACGGCATTCTGGTGATCCACAGGGACAAGCATATGGTGTGGAAGTCCACTAAGAAGAAttaa